TGCGTAAGTCATGGTGACTTCGCAGACTTTGCGTTCCACCGAAGATATTGAGACCGGCGCTTTCGGTGCGGTGGAGACTGGGAGTTCTCGGACAACGGCAACTTGACTCTTGCCATTTGCCTTCCCACCACGACTCATTTGCCACATCACCCAGCCCGAGAAAATCGTCAGTGCGATGAGCACCGCGTAGTGGAGAAACTTCTCGGTCAAACGCTTCATGGTTGCGAGGGTGGCTGGCTGAGGCGGGGGGTGACTGGCGGGCACGTTCTTCCATCATAAATCGGACGCCAGGTGGCGGCAATGCGAGCCAAAAGAAACGATGCGAAACAACCTGATGTCATTCCGACGGGAGGCTCGCCGACCGAAGAATCTAGTGTGAACTCTTGTTCGGACGAGATTCCTTCCCGATGTCTCGGGACTGGGGCTCGCTCGGAATGACACGATGGTGACCAACTAGCAAGAGCCTATCAAAGTCCCTCAAAAAGCGCCGAACCGATACGAACCAGAGTTGCCCCCTCGGCAATCGCAGTCTCGAAGTCGCCGGTCATACCCATTGAGAGTTCTGGAAGCTTCACGCGCCGGAATTCGGCAAAAAGCTTACCGCGTAGTTCCCGCAATGCGGCGAAGTTTTTCCGAGCGACATCGACACCCCCTTCGCGTGCGGCCATGGTCATGAGGCCTTGGACTTCCACATGCGGGTAATTCACGAGTGAACCAACAAGCTCGCGCGTTTGCTCTGCGGTGAGACCATGTTTTTCAGCGTCACCCGAAGTGTTGACTTCAAGGAGGACTCGGCTGGTGTTGCCGCTCTGCGAGGCAGCTTTGTTGATCACCTTCAACAAGCGGGCACTATCGACGCTGTGGATAAGATCCGCACAAGCAGCGGTGCGTGCGGCTTTGTTGCGTTGCAAGTGGCCGATGAGATGCCACTCGGCGTTTTGCAGCTCGTGTGCGTCGTGCTTTTCCCAGAGTTGCTGGGGCC
The genomic region above belongs to Lacipirellulaceae bacterium and contains:
- a CDS encoding YggS family pyridoxal phosphate-dependent enzyme, which gives rise to MDAASPQIIADNYRRVQDRVAEAAQAAGRDADEVKIVAVSKYVGIEETAALFNAGAKLLGESRPQQLWEKHDAHELQNAEWHLIGHLQRNKAARTAACADLIHSVDSARLLKVINKAASQSGNTSRVLLEVNTSGDAEKHGLTAEQTRELVGSLVNYPHVEVQGLMTMAAREGGVDVARKNFAALRELRGKLFAEFRRVKLPELSMGMTGDFETAIAEGATLVRIGSALFEGL